Proteins encoded within one genomic window of Myxococcaceae bacterium JPH2:
- a CDS encoding sigma-70 family RNA polymerase sigma factor: MAPTEPSAARASDPADDRALLQQVALGDSQAMRNVYARCAGRAFALCLRLLPARADAEELLQETFLEVWRRAREFDPARGGMETWVATIARTRAIDRLRALGTVARTLDGVTHSPPPVSATPISPDEAALAGEERTRVLAALRQLPWEQRHVVELAYFEGLTQREISERTGDPLGTVKTRARLALEKLSELLREPPR; encoded by the coding sequence ATGGCGCCCACCGAACCCTCCGCAGCCCGAGCGAGCGACCCGGCGGATGACCGGGCCCTGCTTCAGCAGGTCGCGCTCGGGGACAGCCAGGCCATGCGGAACGTCTATGCGCGCTGCGCGGGCCGAGCGTTCGCGCTCTGTCTGCGCCTCTTGCCCGCGCGAGCCGATGCGGAGGAGCTGCTCCAGGAGACCTTCCTCGAGGTGTGGCGGCGCGCGCGTGAGTTCGACCCCGCGCGCGGTGGCATGGAGACGTGGGTCGCGACCATCGCGCGCACGCGCGCCATCGATCGCCTGCGCGCCCTGGGCACGGTGGCGAGGACGCTGGACGGCGTGACGCACAGTCCGCCGCCAGTGAGCGCGACGCCGATCAGTCCGGACGAGGCCGCCTTGGCGGGCGAGGAGCGCACCCGTGTGCTCGCGGCGCTGCGGCAACTGCCGTGGGAGCAGCGCCACGTGGTGGAGCTGGCCTACTTCGAGGGTCTGACCCAGCGAGAGATCTCCGAGCGCACGGGGGATCCGCTCGGCACGGTGAAGACGCGCGCGCGGCTCGCCCTGGAGAAGTTGAGCGAGCTGTTGCGCGAGCCCCCGCGCTGA